In Xenorhabdus nematophila ATCC 19061, one DNA window encodes the following:
- the ybfF gene encoding esterase → MKSNSQLNYHFHIPENPQSATPIVLIHGLFGDLNNLGILGRDLQQHYPVIQIDVRNHGISPRMENMDYRDMAQDVLTLLDELNVPKATIIGHSMGGKIAMTMTAIAPERIEKIVVIDIAPIAYPVHRHDSIFSALNKVTAAGAATRQIAADIMRQDIREEGVIQFLLKSFRQGEWKFNLPVLQQEYEKIISWETIPAWHKPVLFIRGGNSDYITEEYRDDIIRQFPQATAWVIAGSGHWVHAEKPEAVLRAIHRFL, encoded by the coding sequence ATGAAGTCAAATAGTCAATTAAATTATCATTTTCACATTCCGGAAAATCCGCAATCAGCCACGCCCATTGTTTTGATTCATGGGCTTTTTGGTGATTTAAACAATCTTGGAATATTAGGGCGTGATTTACAGCAACATTATCCGGTAATTCAAATCGACGTGCGTAACCACGGTATTTCACCACGCATGGAGAACATGGATTATCGTGATATGGCACAAGATGTTTTGACTCTCCTTGACGAGCTTAATGTGCCAAAAGCAACGATCATCGGGCATTCTATGGGTGGAAAGATTGCCATGACCATGACAGCTATTGCACCAGAGCGCATTGAGAAAATTGTGGTTATTGATATAGCACCCATCGCTTACCCAGTTCACCGCCACGATAGTATTTTTTCCGCACTGAACAAAGTGACAGCCGCAGGAGCAGCAACCCGTCAGATCGCAGCAGACATTATGCGTCAGGATATCCGGGAAGAGGGGGTTATTCAGTTTTTGCTGAAATCATTCCGTCAAGGGGAATGGAAATTCAATTTACCTGTTTTGCAACAAGAATATGAAAAGATCATCAGTTGGGAAACTATTCCGGCATGGCATAAACCCGTCCTGTTTATCCGTGGGGGAAATTCTGATTACATTACCGAAGAATATCGAGATGATATTATCCGCCAATTTCCACAAGCAACTGCATGGGTAATCGCGGGTAGCGGACATTGGGTTCACGCAGAAAAGCCTGAAGCGGTACTCAGAGCCATTCATCGTTTTTTATAA
- a CDS encoding class I SAM-dependent DNA methyltransferase — translation MEIKDTSYEPIAELYNSFSDKGPLRVPEMRTILTLAGDIQGKSVLDLACGTGFFGLQFKKLGASRIVGVDISETMIKIAQEESQKQGADIEFHVRNISEMESFGKFDIIVAGWLFCNAASIEELDAMFQVAADNLKPSGKLVAYTIEPDYRLDKRDNYRHYELDFISESPWKGGFRYEAQFLTDPPSPLILYSWDRKYYESAMSKAGFKHFEWHKPMLTESDIERHPPGFWDVHQKNCWETGLICQF, via the coding sequence ATGGAAATAAAAGATACTTCCTATGAACCCATTGCAGAACTTTACAATAGCTTTTCAGATAAAGGTCCATTACGTGTACCTGAGATGCGAACCATTCTGACTTTGGCTGGAGATATACAAGGAAAATCAGTCTTAGATTTAGCCTGTGGCACGGGTTTTTTTGGATTACAATTCAAAAAGCTTGGTGCTTCCAGAATCGTCGGCGTTGATATATCAGAAACAATGATCAAGATAGCTCAGGAAGAATCACAAAAACAGGGAGCAGATATCGAATTTCATGTTAGAAATATCAGTGAAATGGAATCATTCGGAAAGTTTGATATCATTGTTGCAGGCTGGTTATTCTGCAATGCAGCTTCCATTGAAGAACTTGATGCCATGTTTCAGGTGGCAGCTGATAATCTTAAGCCTTCCGGCAAGTTAGTTGCTTATACGATTGAACCTGATTATCGATTGGATAAGCGTGATAACTATCGTCACTATGAACTTGATTTTATTAGTGAAAGCCCCTGGAAAGGCGGGTTCCGTTATGAAGCTCAATTTCTCACTGATCCTCCAAGTCCACTTATTCTTTATAGCTGGGATCGCAAATATTATGAAAGCGCAATGAGTAAGGCAGGATTTAAACATTTCGAATGGCACAAACCTATGCTGACAGAAAGTGATATTGAGCGTCATCCTCCGGGTTTTTGGGATGTTCACCAAAAAAATTGTTGGGAAACAGGGTTGATTTGCCAATTTTAA
- a CDS encoding alpha/beta fold hydrolase, with product MTPFSENRTLNDTENEVLRICQDILNVESMGIKDDFFSLGADSISLVEIQIFIEQDLGKKIDWSDVLRFRNVESLSAFIDSTDRLPPQDKREIEWRGVKYAFRVIGDITTDIVPKLIIAGGFQNMYSLPHLEYLLKDDGPLIMLDLPGTGSADDVPDNEGFEFLAECVRHILDVLSLQTVNIVGISYGGGTSLEFAYRWPERINKAVLIGAALTQPPHIQDRINTALKFLTERKYEEFIETIIACLLCLEPGVDILGRDTTYRLVKTTLMESTLHQGERYEQLQRRFLNQNKFEIAEGFNKPILFATGEHDIITPPENVKVCASIFPNAIFTTIKKSDHLVMAERPDVLADLLIRFFNGKDITNTDYLNEIESVTHVSQVEV from the coding sequence ATGACACCATTTTCAGAAAATCGCACATTGAATGACACAGAAAATGAAGTACTTAGAATATGTCAGGACATACTGAATGTTGAATCTATGGGCATAAAGGATGATTTTTTCAGTCTTGGGGCGGATTCTATCTCCTTAGTTGAGATACAAATCTTCATTGAGCAAGATCTGGGGAAAAAAATAGATTGGAGTGACGTACTCAGATTCAGAAATGTTGAATCCCTTTCTGCATTTATTGATTCAACAGATCGCCTTCCCCCACAAGATAAAAGGGAAATTGAATGGCGCGGAGTAAAATATGCTTTTCGGGTTATTGGTGACATAACGACAGATATAGTGCCAAAGCTGATTATTGCTGGCGGTTTTCAGAATATGTACTCATTGCCGCATCTTGAATACCTTCTCAAAGATGATGGCCCGTTAATTATGCTTGATTTACCGGGAACGGGATCTGCGGATGATGTTCCAGACAATGAAGGTTTTGAATTTCTTGCCGAATGTGTCAGACATATTTTAGATGTTCTGTCTTTGCAAACAGTGAACATTGTTGGTATTTCTTACGGAGGAGGAACTTCTCTTGAATTTGCTTATAGATGGCCGGAAAGAATTAATAAAGCTGTATTAATTGGTGCTGCATTAACTCAGCCTCCTCATATTCAAGACAGAATAAATACAGCGCTGAAATTCTTAACTGAAAGAAAATATGAGGAATTCATAGAGACGATAATTGCATGTCTTCTCTGTCTTGAACCGGGTGTTGATATATTAGGAAGAGATACAACATATCGATTAGTAAAAACAACATTAATGGAATCCACTCTGCATCAAGGAGAACGATATGAGCAGCTCCAAAGACGTTTCTTGAATCAAAATAAATTTGAGATAGCTGAGGGTTTTAATAAACCTATTCTATTTGCAACGGGTGAACATGATATCATCACGCCACCGGAAAATGTCAAAGTTTGTGCTTCTATTTTTCCAAATGCAATATTTACTACAATCAAGAAATCGGATCATCTTGTCATGGCGGAACGCCCGGATGTCTTGGCCGATCTTCTTATTCGCTTTTTTAATGGGAAAGATATTACCAATACAGATTATTTAAATGAGATTGAGTCTGTAACCCATGTGTCTCAAGTTGAAGTATAA
- a CDS encoding DUF6622 family protein, with translation MSLTSILKDTSVWVWILLVFLIMRGIKALSDREIRVERLFLLPLVFLVWGVYGVLYQTYFSDLSLMMMGLGLIIGIAFGWALWKSQPRLKEKEGSPLIIRPGTPLTLVLIVITFMSKFILSAMLSIYPVLLHSLNYNLLFGLVTGILDGVFWGATLNLFITWYKRRNRKM, from the coding sequence ATGTCACTCACTTCCATTCTGAAAGATACGTCTGTCTGGGTGTGGATTCTTCTTGTATTTCTTATTATGAGAGGAATTAAAGCGTTGTCCGATCGTGAAATACGCGTAGAGCGCCTTTTCTTATTACCTCTGGTATTTCTGGTCTGGGGAGTGTATGGCGTTCTCTATCAAACTTATTTTTCTGATTTATCATTAATGATGATGGGATTAGGTCTTATTATCGGGATTGCTTTTGGTTGGGCACTTTGGAAATCTCAGCCAAGATTAAAAGAAAAAGAAGGTAGTCCACTCATTATCCGGCCGGGTACTCCGTTAACATTGGTACTGATTGTGATTACTTTTATGAGTAAATTTATTCTGTCTGCTATGTTGAGTATCTATCCGGTATTACTGCATTCATTAAATTATAATCTGTTGTTCGGCTTGGTAACAGGTATTCTTGACGGTGTTTTCTGGGGTGCAACACTGAATCTTTTTATTACATGGTACAAACGTAGGAATAGGAAAATGTAG
- the seqA gene encoding replication initiation negative regulator SeqA, translated as MKTIEVDEDLYRFIASQTLHIGESASDILRRILKLDAGQPVQITPPANDPAPVVKTPVAHSRDSVRVVRELLLSDEYAEKKKSVERFMLILSTLYSLNSESFSQTTEAMHGRTRTYFAGDEHTLLTSGKQTKPRHIPGTPFWVITNTNTDRKRSMIEHVMQDMKFPANLIEKVCGTI; from the coding sequence ATGAAAACGATAGAAGTTGATGAAGACCTTTACCGCTTTATTGCAAGCCAAACTCTGCATATCGGTGAAAGTGCATCTGATATTTTACGGCGCATATTGAAATTGGACGCCGGGCAGCCAGTACAAATTACACCGCCTGCCAACGATCCTGCACCTGTTGTTAAAACGCCTGTAGCCCATTCCCGCGATTCTGTTCGTGTTGTTCGTGAGTTACTGCTTTCTGATGAGTATGCGGAAAAGAAAAAATCTGTTGAACGCTTTATGCTGATCCTGTCTACGCTGTATAGCCTGAACAGTGAGAGCTTTTCCCAAACAACGGAAGCGATGCACGGTCGTACCCGCACCTATTTTGCGGGAGATGAGCACACGCTGCTGACCAGCGGCAAGCAGACCAAGCCACGTCATATCCCCGGCACCCCTTTCTGGGTCATTACCAATACGAATACTGACCGTAAACGCAGCATGATCGAACATGTTATGCAGGATATGAAGTTTCCGGCAAATTTGATTGAAAAAGTGTGCGGCACTATTTAG